A stretch of Dyella sp. BiH032 DNA encodes these proteins:
- a CDS encoding hemerythrin domain-containing protein, whose protein sequence is MNAIDLLISDHRTVKKLLEELSETTTRGVKTRESLVEKIGVLLKAHTTIEEEIFYPAFKNAGDQEAAKMFYEAIEEHRAAGELVLPDLLQTEASGEQFSGRAKVLKELVEHHVQEEEREMFPQAKKLLDADQLKELGEQMFQRKQELLKDKEALLQETLSERA, encoded by the coding sequence ATGAATGCGATCGATTTGCTCATCAGCGACCACCGCACCGTCAAGAAGCTGCTCGAAGAGCTGTCCGAAACCACCACGCGCGGCGTGAAGACCCGCGAGTCGCTGGTCGAGAAGATCGGCGTCTTGCTGAAGGCGCATACCACCATCGAGGAAGAGATCTTCTACCCGGCATTCAAGAATGCGGGCGACCAGGAAGCAGCGAAGATGTTCTACGAGGCCATCGAGGAACACCGCGCCGCCGGCGAACTGGTGCTGCCCGACCTGCTGCAGACCGAGGCCAGCGGCGAGCAATTCTCCGGGCGCGCGAAGGTGCTCAAGGAGCTGGTGGAACACCACGTGCAGGAAGAGGAGCGCGAGATGTTCCCGCAGGCCAAGAAACTGCTCGACGCCGACCAGCTGAAGGAGCTGGGCGAACAGATGTTCCAGCGCAAGCAGGAGTTGCTGAAGGACAAGGAAGCGCTGCTGCAGGAGACCCTCAGCGAGCGCGCCTGA
- a CDS encoding universal stress protein, protein MKILLPVDGSTYSTRAARYLVKHWPVDAAVTLLNVDAPLRESIAGHLDADSVARFHLDNGTAALKPARRVLAKAGHLFEERLLVGDPGTEILHLAQRGRYDLVVMGSHGRGVLKSLFLGSVVVKVLSGSNVPVLVVR, encoded by the coding sequence ATGAAAATCCTGCTGCCCGTGGACGGAAGCACCTACAGCACGCGCGCCGCCCGCTATCTGGTCAAGCACTGGCCGGTCGATGCCGCGGTGACGCTGCTCAACGTGGACGCACCGCTGCGCGAATCGATCGCGGGCCATCTGGACGCGGACAGCGTAGCGCGCTTCCATCTGGACAACGGCACCGCCGCGCTCAAGCCGGCCAGGCGCGTACTCGCCAAGGCGGGCCACCTGTTCGAGGAGCGGCTGCTGGTCGGCGATCCGGGCACCGAGATCCTGCATCTCGCACAGCGCGGGCGCTATGACCTGGTAGTGATGGGCTCGCACGGGCGCGGCGTGCTGAAGAGCCTGTTCCTCGGCTCGGTGGTGGTAAAGGTGTTGTCCGGCTCGAACGTGCCGGTGCTGGTGGTGCGCTGA
- a CDS encoding universal stress protein, which yields MFRRLLVPIDGTSTALEAVDAAIAVARLSHATLHVLHVVPSFPSVAYLAERVHATRDLYEEEAAARALVWLSEARERVLGAGVPCESSYTFAARIHEAIVDAARDYDCDLIVMAAPLHLGLLPSMFTREMRAVMQASDVPVLAWR from the coding sequence ATGTTCCGTCGCCTGCTGGTTCCCATCGATGGCACGTCCACGGCGCTGGAAGCGGTGGACGCGGCCATCGCCGTGGCACGCCTCTCCCACGCGACGCTCCACGTGCTCCATGTGGTGCCCTCGTTTCCTTCCGTGGCGTATCTGGCCGAACGCGTCCATGCGACGCGCGACCTGTACGAGGAGGAAGCCGCCGCGCGAGCGCTCGTCTGGCTCAGCGAGGCGCGCGAACGCGTGCTCGGCGCGGGCGTGCCCTGCGAGAGCAGCTATACCTTCGCCGCCCGCATCCATGAAGCGATCGTCGACGCCGCGCGGGACTATGACTGCGACCTGATCGTGATGGCCGCGCCCCTGCACCTGGGCCTGCTGCCGAGCATGTTCACGCGGGAAATGCGGGCGGTGATGCAGGCTAGCGACGTTCCCGTGCTCGCCTGGCGCTGA
- a CDS encoding AarF/UbiB family protein has translation MNYLSRYSRIALFVMRYRRAGVLRGVPGHRRPADLTDGRQPQRLVEDLERLGPAFIKLGQALSCRPDLVRAPYLEALTRIQDSVEPIDAEAVRTVLTRELGAPPEMVFRAFDPVPLAAGSLAQVHAVVLPDGMDAVVKVQRPGIAQRIRSDLDALERLAMTAQRHTEVGRRYGFVPWIAELRRSLLNELDFVAEANHLDTFGRNLEDYHALYIPTPYFEFTTSRVLTMARVRGHKLGAAPGPQGQQLARARLAGQLLSAYVDQVFVHGLIHADPHPGNLVMMDDGRLCLLDFGMVTSLSPAMRNDLLRLMLAAADGDGDGVADICERLCVVLPELDRAAYRRAVCNAVLRYASSSDRSRLEEGRLLLALTRIGADNGLRPPAELSLLGRALLNLEPALERLAHDLPTRELMRRRLLEVVASQLISPVSQAKGGSLLLEAQKFAINAPGQLGRFIETLADNRLRLRIDGLEESHLIENLQKIANRIAAGVITAALLIAGALIARVAPPGTGYGYVATVMFALAAIIGFGLVVNALRRDRSPPDDGEAGR, from the coding sequence ATGAATTACCTCTCGCGCTACTCGCGCATCGCCCTGTTCGTCATGCGCTACCGCCGTGCCGGCGTGCTGCGCGGCGTGCCCGGCCATCGGCGCCCAGCCGATCTCACGGACGGCCGCCAACCGCAACGCCTGGTGGAGGATCTCGAACGCCTGGGGCCGGCCTTCATCAAGCTGGGGCAGGCGCTGTCCTGCCGCCCGGACCTGGTGCGCGCACCGTACCTGGAGGCATTGACGCGCATCCAGGACAGCGTCGAACCGATCGATGCCGAGGCCGTGCGCACGGTGCTGACGCGCGAACTCGGCGCGCCGCCCGAGATGGTATTCCGCGCATTCGACCCCGTGCCGCTCGCCGCGGGCTCGCTGGCGCAGGTGCACGCGGTCGTGCTGCCGGACGGCATGGACGCGGTGGTCAAGGTGCAGCGTCCCGGCATCGCGCAGCGCATCCGCTCCGATCTCGATGCGCTCGAACGCCTGGCGATGACCGCGCAACGGCACACCGAAGTCGGCCGCCGCTACGGCTTCGTGCCGTGGATCGCCGAGCTGCGGCGCAGCCTGCTCAACGAGCTGGACTTCGTGGCCGAAGCCAATCATCTGGATACGTTCGGCCGCAATCTGGAGGACTACCACGCGCTGTACATTCCCACGCCGTACTTCGAATTCACTACGTCGCGCGTGCTCACCATGGCGCGCGTGCGTGGCCACAAGCTCGGCGCCGCGCCGGGGCCGCAAGGGCAGCAGTTGGCTCGCGCACGGCTCGCCGGACAACTGCTTTCGGCCTACGTCGACCAGGTTTTCGTGCACGGCCTGATCCACGCCGATCCCCATCCGGGCAATCTGGTCATGATGGACGACGGGCGCCTGTGCCTGCTCGACTTCGGCATGGTCACCAGCCTGTCGCCGGCCATGCGCAACGACCTGTTGCGCCTGATGCTGGCCGCCGCCGACGGCGATGGCGACGGCGTGGCCGACATCTGCGAGCGTCTGTGCGTGGTGCTGCCGGAACTGGACCGGGCCGCCTACCGGCGCGCCGTCTGCAATGCGGTTCTGCGCTACGCCAGCTCCAGCGATCGCAGCCGGCTGGAGGAAGGCCGCCTGCTGCTCGCGCTTACCCGCATCGGCGCCGACAACGGCCTGCGTCCACCGGCGGAACTGAGCCTGCTCGGTCGCGCGCTGCTGAACTTGGAGCCGGCGTTGGAGCGGCTGGCGCACGACCTGCCGACGCGCGAACTGATGCGTCGGCGCCTGCTCGAAGTGGTCGCCTCGCAGCTGATCAGCCCTGTTTCGCAGGCCAAGGGCGGTTCGCTTCTGCTGGAGGCGCAGAAGTTCGCCATCAACGCGCCGGGGCAGCTCGGGCGTTTCATCGAGACGCTCGCCGACAACCGCTTGCGCCTGCGCATCGATGGGCTCGAGGAGTCGCATCTCATCGAGAACCTGCAGAAGATCGCCAACCGCATCGCCGCCGGGGTGATCACGGCGGCGCTGCTGATCGCCGGCGCGCTGATCGCGCGCGTGGCACCGCCCGGCACGGGCTACGGTTACGTTGCGACCGTGATGTTCGCGCTGGCCGCGATCATCGGCTTCGGCCTGGTGGTCAATGCGCTGCGGCGCGACCGCTCGCCGCCCGATGACGGCGAGGCGGGCCGCTAG
- a CDS encoding DUF2238 domain-containing protein — MPDATDARSSPRLPLLLLAAFAAIWIALAIAPLYRQDWLLENALVLIAVPLLVYGYRRIRLSNAAYLALFVFFACHEVGAHYTYSKVPYELWLSHVGLSLAWLGRNSYDRLVHFLYGLLVTPAAAELFAAVAPPRGIWRGILPVSFIMSHSLLYELIEWAAATVFGGDLGMAYLGTQGDSWDAQHDMLAATVGSVVAMTLLLIARRGELTPQLTRQRRGQVRHRHVNP, encoded by the coding sequence ATGCCCGACGCAACGGATGCGCGTTCCAGCCCCCGTCTCCCGCTGCTGTTGCTGGCGGCGTTCGCCGCGATCTGGATCGCGCTCGCCATCGCGCCGCTGTACCGGCAGGACTGGCTGCTGGAAAACGCGCTCGTGCTGATCGCGGTGCCGCTGCTGGTCTACGGCTATCGGCGGATACGTCTGTCGAATGCGGCTTATCTGGCGCTGTTCGTGTTCTTCGCATGTCACGAAGTCGGCGCGCATTACACCTACTCCAAAGTGCCTTACGAGTTGTGGCTATCGCACGTTGGCCTGTCGCTGGCCTGGCTGGGGCGCAACAGCTACGACCGGCTCGTGCATTTCCTTTACGGCCTGCTGGTGACGCCGGCTGCCGCCGAGTTGTTCGCCGCCGTGGCGCCGCCGCGCGGCATCTGGCGCGGGATCCTGCCGGTGAGTTTCATCATGTCGCACTCGCTGCTTTACGAGTTGATCGAGTGGGCCGCAGCCACGGTCTTCGGCGGCGATCTGGGCATGGCCTATCTCGGCACGCAGGGCGACTCCTGGGATGCGCAGCACGACATGCTCGCCGCCACGGTGGGAAGCGTGGTGGCGATGACGCTGCTGCTGATCGCGCGGCGTGGGGAACTGACGCCACAGCTCACACGCCAACGCCGCGGACAGGTGCGCCATCGCCACGTGAATCCATGA
- a CDS encoding ferritin-like domain-containing protein: MNTARAQLLDWLRNAHAMEVQSEEMLKTHIRRLHHYPQLRDRIVSHLAETCEQQAKLEHCLREMGGEPSGLREFSARFLALGHGLLQVASTDEVVKSLVLTYSFESMEAVVYRTLMTSAEVAAQPEIAGVCEDILRQEEAMAEWLREHLPDIVRQYLVRLELPGIQAKR, encoded by the coding sequence ATGAATACCGCACGCGCCCAATTGCTCGACTGGTTGCGCAACGCGCATGCCATGGAAGTGCAGTCGGAGGAGATGCTGAAGACGCACATACGCCGCCTTCACCATTACCCGCAGCTGCGGGACCGCATCGTCAGCCATTTGGCGGAGACCTGCGAGCAGCAGGCGAAGCTGGAGCACTGCCTGCGCGAGATGGGTGGCGAGCCCTCCGGCTTGCGCGAGTTCAGCGCACGCTTCCTCGCGCTCGGCCACGGGCTGCTGCAGGTGGCTTCTACCGACGAGGTGGTGAAAAGCCTGGTGCTTACGTATTCCTTCGAGTCGATGGAAGCGGTGGTCTACCGCACGCTCATGACCTCCGCGGAGGTCGCCGCGCAACCGGAAATCGCCGGCGTGTGCGAAGACATCCTGCGCCAGGAGGAAGCGATGGCCGAGTGGTTGCGCGAGCATCTGCCGGACATCGTGCGGCAGTACCTGGTGCGCCTGGAGCTGCCGGGCATCCAGGCGAAGCGCTGA